One region of Candidatus Rokuibacteriota bacterium genomic DNA includes:
- a CDS encoding trypsin-like peptidase domain-containing protein has translation MKQAALATSLVVWLLAHAGGPGPGAESVASVQEAILRAKPATVLVIAEVASEVTLDCGSGSTRVSPPPFRETGTGWFADASGWIVTNAHVVQAAHAPPRWLVAQQAQSAVVGACVAEALARRGIEPGQRPEVEEQVKRGALARVLPRAKIELAPAVSVLLSNGIRLAAKVAKYSPPVSVEGGPGVMSGRDLALLQVEASDMPVFRLAQSRNVKIGDPIRILGFPGVVLSHELLNASAKVEASVTNGAVSGFKQDVQNQAVIQTDAPAAWGNSGGPVVGDRGEVVGVLTFVSLAPGPEGSIVQGFNFVIPSDAVREFLGGTPVSLDGRSAFNEAWFTGLRRLFSGDAKGAALAFREANRLLPDLPDVKRALAEAEDKIKNPPPRPFPWAAATGAVTALSLGVFGGLMGLRWRRNRFRVPPSQLVRLLEAGSAPLVLDVRAQSAYDASPFRIPGSIRLSPDELRSGVGSLRVVPDRPVLAYCT, from the coding sequence ATGAAGCAGGCCGCTCTCGCCACGTCTCTTGTTGTTTGGCTGCTCGCTCACGCCGGCGGGCCGGGCCCCGGCGCGGAGTCGGTGGCTTCGGTGCAGGAGGCGATCCTCAGGGCCAAGCCGGCCACCGTCCTCGTCATCGCCGAGGTCGCCTCGGAGGTCACGCTCGACTGCGGATCGGGTAGCACGCGGGTGAGCCCGCCACCGTTCCGCGAGACGGGTACGGGCTGGTTCGCCGACGCGAGCGGCTGGATCGTTACCAACGCCCATGTCGTCCAGGCTGCACACGCGCCACCTCGCTGGCTCGTGGCCCAGCAAGCGCAGTCAGCGGTGGTCGGGGCATGCGTTGCCGAGGCCCTCGCCCGGCGTGGAATCGAGCCGGGCCAGCGGCCGGAGGTCGAGGAGCAGGTGAAACGCGGGGCGCTGGCTCGGGTTCTCCCACGCGCCAAGATCGAGTTAGCACCGGCGGTTTCGGTGCTTCTCTCCAACGGCATCCGGCTGGCTGCCAAGGTGGCCAAGTACAGCCCGCCGGTGTCCGTCGAGGGCGGGCCTGGGGTGATGTCCGGCAGGGACCTTGCCCTGCTCCAGGTCGAGGCCTCCGACATGCCTGTCTTCCGCCTGGCGCAGTCGCGAAACGTGAAGATCGGCGACCCCATCCGGATCCTCGGCTTCCCCGGCGTCGTGCTGAGTCACGAGCTCCTCAACGCCTCGGCCAAGGTGGAGGCCTCCGTCACCAACGGCGCCGTGTCCGGCTTCAAGCAGGACGTGCAGAACCAGGCGGTCATCCAAACCGATGCCCCTGCGGCCTGGGGTAACTCGGGCGGACCCGTGGTCGGCGACCGGGGCGAGGTGGTGGGCGTCCTCACCTTCGTCTCCCTGGCACCAGGACCGGAGGGCAGCATTGTCCAGGGTTTCAACTTCGTCATCCCCTCGGATGCCGTCAGAGAGTTCCTCGGCGGGACGCCGGTGAGCCTGGATGGCAGGAGTGCCTTCAACGAGGCGTGGTTCACCGGGCTCAGGAGGCTCTTCAGCGGCGATGCGAAGGGGGCGGCGCTGGCCTTTCGCGAGGCGAACCGTCTCCTCCCCGACCTTCCCGACGTCAAGCGCGCGCTGGCCGAGGCGGAGGACAAGATCAAGAACCCACCGCCCCGGCCCTTTCCCTGGGCTGCCGCCACCGGCGCGGTCACCGCGCTGAGCCTCGGCGTCTTCGGCGGCCTGATGGGCCTGCGCTGGAGGCGCAACCGTTTCCGCGTACCGCCTTCCCAGCTGGTGCGTCTCCTGGAGGCGGGCTCCGCCCCCCTCGTCCTGGATGTCCGTGCCCAGTCCGCCTATGACGCGAGCCCCTTCCGCATCCCGGGTTCGATTCGCCTCTCCCCGGACGAGCTCAGGAGCGGTGTGGGCTCGCTACGCGTGGTCCCCGACCGCCCGGTCCTCGCCTACTGCACGTGA